The [Flavobacterium] thermophilum genome has a segment encoding these proteins:
- a CDS encoding Putative transposase, YhgA-like, which yields MAIDHDRLFKELIQTFFEEFLLLFFPDIHEHIDFRHLSFLSEELFTDVTAGEKYRVDLLVETKLKGEDGLIIVHVENQSYVQPSFPERMFVYFSRLFEKYRTRIVPIAVFSHDALREEPSVFSIEFPFGEVLQFRFFPVELRKKHWRDYIRHDNPIAAALLGKMGYTESEKVELKKEFLRMLVRLELDEARQRLLLGFFETYVKLSEEEEQQLQREVRAMETKEKENVLELIISYEQKGRKQGMKQLIRNMARKGMTVEDIARLVDLSEEDVRGLLRE from the coding sequence ATGGCCATTGACCATGACCGGCTGTTCAAAGAACTGATCCAAACGTTCTTCGAAGAGTTTCTCCTTCTCTTTTTCCCCGACATCCACGAGCATATCGATTTCCGCCATTTGTCCTTTTTGTCCGAAGAGCTGTTCACGGATGTGACCGCAGGAGAAAAGTACCGCGTCGATCTGTTGGTCGAGACGAAGCTGAAAGGAGAAGATGGGCTGATCATCGTTCATGTGGAGAATCAAAGCTACGTGCAGCCATCGTTTCCAGAGCGCATGTTTGTCTATTTCAGCCGTCTGTTTGAAAAATACCGCACCCGCATCGTTCCGATCGCCGTCTTCAGCCATGATGCCCTCCGCGAGGAGCCGTCCGTGTTTTCGATCGAGTTTCCCTTTGGCGAGGTGCTGCAGTTCCGCTTTTTCCCGGTGGAGTTGCGCAAGAAACATTGGCGGGACTACATCCGGCATGACAATCCGATCGCGGCTGCCCTCCTTGGCAAAATGGGGTATACTGAAAGTGAGAAAGTCGAGTTGAAAAAAGAGTTTTTGCGCATGTTGGTGCGATTGGAGCTGGATGAAGCGAGGCAGCGGCTGCTCTTGGGTTTTTTTGAAACGTATGTGAAGTTGTCGGAGGAGGAAGAGCAACAACTCCAAAGAGAGGTGAGGGCGATGGAAACGAAAGAAAAAGAGAACGTGTTGGAGCTGATCATTTCCTATGAGCAAAAGGGAAGGAAACAAGGAATGAAACAGCTGATTCGTAACATGGCACGCAAAGGAATGACGGTGGAAGACATTGCTCGGTTGGTGGATCTTTCAGAGGAAGATGTTCGGGGATTGCTTAGAGAGTAG
- a CDS encoding ATPase involved in DNA repair: protein MANPWMLHRAGLINFWYYDEQYFHFADGKLLLRGSNGAGKSVTMQSLIPVLLDGKKTPDRLDPFGSRARRMEDYLLGEKDVVNRDERTGYLFLEYKRKASDQYVTTGIGLRAKRQKSLDFWGFVIFDNRRIGHHLTLYKKEKTGEKIPLTKRELAAALGAGGTVVDTQKEYMELVNKHVFRFESLESFQELIELLIQLRSPKLSKDFKPTVIYEILESSLPPLTDDELRHLSDTIENMDQAKQQLEQLERDERALKRLCDQYRLYNEYMIAEKAAEYVKAVKQAEQLAAEQQRLHDEEERARTMLDELEESITRLGREEDVLRAREIDLAGHEVFQQAEKYEQLKAEQQRLEERRKRHEQTIAEKERQERQHRRRLDEAEARLDDLERKLEDELEQLRMDADEGSFSLHETNEGDFHRHRQKEQEFLFAAWKQEADRHIERLEGLARLWRRHDEVKQRYEEASSEAGERQREMDEWRHQQRKWEELLEQEKERFEQAVLAWIGQGDVDISEADIQSFLQQMDALYEQYSLDDLKRPFVQAYYDAVGKKKDEKWRLEHDIRLLEEKRAEREAELRRWREQRDPEPERDEQTTAARLALEEKGIPFVPLYAAVEFVDDVPDDVRERIESALSHAGLLDALITAREIDVACDRVLIPKPVHMAHTLADYLRPDANAPVSMERIDEVLRSIVITDADQEGGMTIDETGRYSLGLVRGHAPRGSKAAFIGRAARERWRLENIAALEAEIAAMGQEIDRLRGAHEDVEAAIQALADWLASFPADRDVRTAFDEAQEARRQAESKEREWKRQEEKAALLAREWKQIKQQLRDESAELDLAFTLDGCEQAMLAMKSYVRHLHELEVLYRETRHTEAVIAQQREQLAVLEAEIDEAKGERNRLRDETERLALRIAEMERTLAQMGADDIRAEIARIQERLASLRREIPRLVNERARTEQQLMRLAEEREKEARREAFARELAAMWEKSFAREAALGLVDLDRSRSLLEQAKEAKQRYEAVLKETRSSLLARLNTVFFQESSNLTEYRASFEPLEEQTKPEWTAAAPDDEMAMKAADWREKQERHVIYLDYKGERATPFAVLAEVERDIVLQHEYMKEQDRELYEDVILKSVGRILRSRIQRAERWVNDMNKLMGGLDTSSGLVLSIQWKPKTAETEAELDTKELVRLLRLDPRLLREEDLQRVTNHFRSKIARARELLEERGQGSTLHQIIKEVLDYRKWFSFTLYYEKTNEPKRELTNHRFYQFSGGEKAMAMYIPLFAAAYSRYQEAGDDAPYIISLDEAFAGVDENNIRNLFGLVEQLGFNYIMNSQALWGDYDTVPALSICELVRPRNASFVTVIHYRWNGRVKQLMVNDKEWETIET from the coding sequence ATGGCGAATCCATGGATGCTTCATCGCGCGGGACTGATTAACTTTTGGTATTACGACGAGCAATACTTTCACTTCGCTGACGGCAAGCTGCTGTTGCGGGGAAGCAACGGGGCGGGCAAGTCGGTGACGATGCAAAGCTTGATCCCGGTGCTGCTTGACGGCAAGAAGACGCCCGACCGCCTCGATCCGTTCGGCTCGCGGGCGCGGCGGATGGAAGACTACTTGCTTGGAGAAAAAGATGTCGTCAACCGCGACGAGCGGACGGGGTATTTGTTTTTGGAATACAAACGAAAAGCATCCGACCAATACGTCACAACGGGCATCGGCCTGCGGGCAAAGCGGCAAAAAAGCCTCGACTTTTGGGGGTTTGTCATTTTCGACAACCGCCGCATCGGTCATCATCTTACCCTATATAAAAAAGAAAAAACAGGAGAGAAAATCCCGCTCACGAAACGCGAGCTCGCCGCAGCGCTCGGCGCGGGCGGGACGGTCGTCGACACGCAAAAAGAGTATATGGAGCTTGTGAATAAACATGTGTTTCGCTTTGAATCGCTTGAGTCGTTTCAAGAGCTCATCGAACTGCTCATTCAACTGCGCAGCCCGAAGCTGTCGAAAGACTTTAAGCCGACGGTCATTTATGAGATTTTGGAAAGCTCGCTGCCTCCGTTGACTGATGACGAGCTCCGCCATCTATCGGACACGATCGAAAACATGGACCAAGCCAAGCAGCAGCTTGAGCAGCTCGAACGCGACGAGCGGGCGTTGAAGCGTCTTTGCGATCAATACCGCCTGTACAACGAATATATGATCGCCGAAAAGGCGGCAGAATACGTAAAAGCGGTCAAGCAGGCCGAACAGCTCGCCGCCGAGCAACAACGCCTGCACGATGAAGAAGAGCGGGCGCGAACGATGCTTGATGAGCTTGAGGAGTCCATCACCCGCCTTGGCCGCGAAGAAGACGTGCTGCGAGCGCGCGAAATCGATTTGGCCGGCCACGAAGTGTTCCAGCAGGCGGAGAAGTATGAACAGCTGAAAGCTGAACAGCAGCGCCTAGAGGAACGGCGGAAGCGTCACGAACAAACGATTGCGGAAAAAGAACGACAGGAACGTCAGCACCGCCGCCGCCTCGATGAAGCGGAAGCACGGTTGGACGACCTTGAGCGGAAGCTTGAAGACGAGCTGGAGCAGCTGCGTATGGATGCCGACGAAGGATCCTTTTCCTTGCATGAAACGAACGAAGGAGACTTTCACCGCCATCGCCAAAAGGAGCAGGAGTTTTTGTTTGCCGCTTGGAAACAGGAAGCCGACCGCCATATCGAGCGGCTTGAAGGGCTGGCCCGCCTTTGGCGCAGGCATGACGAGGTGAAACAGCGCTATGAGGAAGCGAGCAGCGAAGCGGGCGAACGGCAGCGGGAAATGGACGAATGGCGCCATCAGCAGCGGAAATGGGAAGAGCTGCTCGAGCAGGAGAAAGAGCGGTTTGAACAAGCCGTGCTGGCTTGGATCGGGCAAGGAGACGTCGACATTTCCGAAGCGGATATTCAGTCGTTTTTGCAACAAATGGACGCCCTCTATGAGCAGTATTCGCTCGATGATCTGAAGCGCCCGTTCGTGCAAGCGTATTACGATGCCGTTGGGAAGAAAAAGGATGAGAAATGGCGGCTCGAACATGACATCCGTCTGTTGGAAGAGAAACGGGCAGAACGTGAAGCCGAACTGCGCCGTTGGCGGGAACAACGCGACCCCGAGCCTGAACGGGATGAACAAACCACTGCCGCCCGGTTGGCGTTGGAGGAGAAAGGCATTCCGTTTGTCCCGCTTTATGCCGCGGTGGAATTTGTCGACGATGTGCCTGACGATGTGCGCGAGCGAATCGAATCGGCGCTTTCGCACGCGGGGCTGCTTGACGCCCTCATTACTGCTCGCGAGATCGACGTCGCCTGCGACCGTGTGCTCATTCCGAAACCGGTCCATATGGCGCACACGCTTGCTGATTATTTGCGCCCAGATGCCAATGCCCCTGTGTCAATGGAGCGGATTGACGAAGTGCTCCGAAGCATCGTCATCACCGATGCCGACCAAGAAGGCGGCATGACGATCGATGAAACAGGGCGCTATTCGCTCGGCCTTGTCCGCGGCCATGCACCGCGGGGATCGAAGGCGGCGTTCATTGGCCGTGCGGCGCGCGAGCGGTGGCGGCTTGAAAACATCGCGGCGCTGGAAGCGGAGATCGCCGCGATGGGGCAAGAGATCGACCGTCTGCGTGGGGCGCATGAGGACGTGGAAGCGGCCATTCAAGCGCTCGCCGACTGGTTGGCGTCCTTCCCGGCGGACCGCGACGTGCGCACCGCGTTTGACGAAGCGCAAGAAGCGCGCCGCCAAGCGGAAAGCAAAGAGCGGGAATGGAAGCGGCAAGAAGAAAAAGCGGCCCTCCTTGCGCGCGAATGGAAACAAATCAAACAGCAGCTTCGTGACGAATCGGCTGAGCTTGATTTAGCCTTCACCTTGGACGGCTGCGAACAAGCCATGCTCGCCATGAAATCGTACGTCCGCCATTTGCACGAACTCGAAGTGCTTTACCGCGAAACGCGCCATACCGAAGCCGTGATCGCTCAGCAGCGCGAGCAGCTTGCGGTGCTGGAAGCGGAGATCGACGAGGCGAAAGGCGAACGAAATCGACTTCGGGATGAAACCGAGCGGCTCGCCTTGCGAATCGCGGAGATGGAGCGGACGCTCGCACAAATGGGAGCGGATGACATTCGCGCCGAAATCGCCCGCATTCAAGAACGGTTGGCGTCTTTGCGCCGCGAAATTCCGCGCCTTGTCAACGAACGGGCGCGGACGGAACAGCAGCTCATGCGCCTGGCCGAAGAACGGGAAAAAGAGGCGCGGCGGGAAGCGTTCGCCCGCGAGCTCGCCGCGATGTGGGAAAAGTCGTTTGCCCGTGAAGCGGCGCTTGGGCTTGTGGATCTTGATCGTTCCCGCTCCCTCCTGGAGCAGGCGAAAGAAGCGAAACAACGGTACGAAGCAGTGTTAAAAGAGACGCGTTCCTCGCTTCTGGCGCGGCTGAACACCGTCTTTTTCCAAGAGTCGTCCAACTTGACCGAATATCGGGCATCCTTCGAGCCGCTGGAAGAACAAACGAAGCCCGAATGGACCGCCGCTGCCCCAGACGATGAGATGGCCATGAAAGCCGCGGACTGGCGGGAGAAACAAGAACGGCACGTCATTTACCTCGACTACAAAGGCGAGCGCGCCACGCCGTTTGCGGTGCTGGCGGAAGTGGAGCGCGACATCGTCTTGCAGCACGAGTATATGAAAGAACAAGACCGCGAGCTGTATGAGGACGTCATCTTAAAATCAGTCGGCCGCATTTTGCGCAGCCGCATCCAGCGCGCCGAACGGTGGGTGAATGATATGAATAAACTGATGGGCGGCCTCGACACATCATCAGGGCTTGTGCTGTCCATTCAATGGAAGCCGAAAACGGCGGAGACGGAAGCGGAGCTCGATACGAAAGAATTGGTGCGCCTGTTGCGGCTCGATCCGCGGCTGCTTAGAGAGGAAGATTTACAGCGAGTGACGAACCATTTCCGCTCGAAAATCGCCCGCGCCCGCGAATTGCTTGAAGAGCGCGGCCAAGGCAGCACGCTCCATCAAATCATTAAAGAAGTGCTCGACTATCGGAAATGGTTTTCCTTCACTTTGTACTATGAAAAAACAAACGAGCCGAAACGCGAGCTGACGAACCACCGCTTTTACCAATTCAGCGGTGGGGAAAAGGCGATGGCGATGTACATTCCGCTTTTCGCCGCGGCGTATTCGCGCTACCAAGAAGCGGGCGATGATGCCCCGTACATCATTTCGCTCGACGAGGCGTTCGCCGGCGTCGATGAAAACAACATCCGCAACCTGTTCGGACTTGTCGAACAGCTCGGCTTTAACTACATCATGAACTCGCAGGCGCTTTGGGGCGACTACGACACCGTGCCCGCGTTGTCCATTTGCGAACTCGTCCGCCCGCGCAATGCGTCGTTTGTGACCGTCATTCATTACCGTTGGAACGGCCGCGTCAAACAGCTGATGGTCAATGATAAAGAATGGGAGACGATCGAGACGTGA
- a CDS encoding Putative transposase, YhgA-like → MAIDHDRLFKELIRTFFEEFLLLFFPDMHEHIDFHHLSFLSEELFTDVTAGEKYRVDLLVETKLKGEDGLIIVHVETQGYVQPTFAERMFLYFSRLYETYRTRIVPIAVFHYDSLREEPSVFSMEFPFGEVLQFRFFPVALRKKQWREYIRHDNPVAAALLSQMGYTEREKVELKKEFLRMLVRLELDEARQRLLLGFFETYVKLTEEEEQQLQSEVKAMETKEREKVLELIISYEQKGKKEGLEEGVKRGLEQGMKQGMKRLIETMAQKGMTAAEIARLVDLSEEEVRSLLSE, encoded by the coding sequence ATGGCGATTGACCACGATCGGCTGTTCAAAGAGCTGATCCGCACGTTTTTCGAAGAGTTTCTGCTCCTCTTTTTCCCCGACATGCACGAGCATATCGATTTCCACCATCTGTCCTTTTTATCCGAAGAGCTGTTTACCGATGTGACGGCCGGTGAAAAGTACCGCGTTGATTTGCTGGTCGAGACGAAGTTGAAAGGCGAAGACGGGCTGATCATCGTGCACGTGGAAACGCAAGGGTATGTCCAGCCGACGTTTGCCGAGCGCATGTTCCTCTATTTCAGCCGCTTGTATGAAACCTACCGGACCCGCATCGTCCCGATCGCCGTCTTCCACTATGATTCTCTCCGCGAGGAACCGTCTGTGTTTTCGATGGAATTTCCGTTTGGGGAAGTGCTGCAGTTTCGCTTTTTTCCGGTGGCGTTGCGGAAGAAGCAGTGGCGGGAGTACATCCGGCACGACAACCCGGTCGCGGCTGCGCTGCTCAGTCAAATGGGGTATACTGAAAGAGAGAAGGTGGAGCTGAAAAAAGAGTTTTTGCGCATGCTGGTGCGGTTGGAGCTCGATGAGGCAAGGCAGCGGCTGCTGCTTGGGTTTTTTGAGACGTACGTGAAGCTGACGGAGGAAGAGGAACAACAGCTGCAAAGCGAGGTGAAGGCGATGGAAACGAAAGAACGAGAGAAAGTGTTGGAGCTGATCATCTCCTACGAGCAAAAAGGGAAGAAAGAGGGGCTGGAAGAAGGGGTAAAACGCGGCCTTGAGCAAGGGATGAAGCAAGGAATGAAGCGGCTCATTGAGACGATGGCGCAAAAAGGGATGACGGCCGCCGAGATTGCCCGGTTGGTTGATCTTTCTGAAGAAGAGGTTCGAAGCTTGCTGAGCGAGTAA
- a CDS encoding Protein of uncharacterised function (DUF2398), protein METAFDDKAKEALAALFEQFWIIRDQEPDLYQLVREREHVLKKYVEEKFGYRLIVHRYFAKLEKIPADPEPWMGIESFQEPLDYALFCCLMAYLEGKAVEDKFLLSDVCEEIRAMYPGDLPVDWTNYAHRRALIRVLKTAEQIGLVRRMDGEIEAFAQHAEEEALYEVPVLARYFMRTYPKDLLQYESIDELLAEEWKASPQDYRRHRLYRKLFLSPAVHRTEGDEQDFYYLRNFRHRLRDDIEAHTPFRYELYKNAAMLTLPERQAPYTTFPDQKGTSEIILHFSALVRERLQDYPPDEYGRIRLTPEQFSAWLADCRRRYGAGWGKTYRDMSAAELVREVLAALCEWRMADIERATGMIVLYPLLGRVAGRYPDDFDAKEGEEHGESMDASSRGTD, encoded by the coding sequence GTGGAAACGGCGTTTGACGACAAGGCGAAAGAAGCGCTCGCCGCGCTGTTCGAACAATTTTGGATTATTCGCGACCAAGAGCCGGATTTGTATCAGCTCGTCCGTGAGCGCGAACATGTGTTGAAAAAGTATGTGGAGGAGAAGTTTGGGTATCGGCTCATCGTTCACCGCTATTTCGCCAAGCTCGAGAAAATTCCCGCCGATCCCGAGCCGTGGATGGGCATCGAGTCGTTTCAAGAGCCGCTCGATTATGCGCTGTTTTGCTGTTTGATGGCGTATTTGGAAGGCAAGGCGGTGGAGGACAAGTTTTTGCTTTCTGACGTATGTGAAGAAATCCGCGCCATGTACCCGGGTGATCTACCGGTCGATTGGACGAACTACGCGCATCGGCGCGCGCTCATCCGCGTGTTGAAAACGGCGGAACAAATCGGGCTCGTCCGCCGGATGGACGGGGAGATTGAAGCGTTCGCGCAACATGCGGAGGAAGAAGCGTTGTACGAAGTGCCAGTGTTGGCTCGTTATTTTATGCGCACGTATCCGAAAGATTTGTTGCAATATGAATCGATCGACGAATTGCTCGCCGAGGAGTGGAAAGCATCACCGCAAGATTATCGGCGCCATCGCCTGTATCGAAAGCTGTTTTTATCCCCGGCGGTGCATCGGACGGAAGGCGACGAGCAAGATTTTTACTACTTGCGCAACTTCCGCCATCGGCTGCGCGATGACATCGAAGCGCATACGCCGTTTCGGTACGAGTTGTACAAAAACGCCGCCATGTTGACGTTGCCTGAGCGGCAGGCGCCGTACACGACATTTCCCGACCAGAAAGGAACGTCGGAGATCATCCTTCATTTTTCTGCCTTGGTGCGCGAGCGGCTTCAGGACTATCCGCCGGATGAATACGGCCGCATTCGCTTGACGCCGGAACAGTTTTCCGCCTGGCTTGCCGATTGCCGCCGCCGTTACGGGGCGGGGTGGGGGAAAACGTACCGTGACATGTCGGCCGCCGAGCTCGTCCGCGAGGTGCTTGCGGCGCTTTGCGAATGGCGCATGGCTGATATAGAGCGCGCCACAGGAATGATCGTTCTCTATCCGCTTCTCGGACGGGTGGCGGGACGGTATCCAGATGATTTTGACGCAAAAGAGGGGGAGGAACATGGCGAATCCATGGATGCTTCATCGCGCGGGACTGATTAA
- a CDS encoding L-aminopeptidase/D-esterase has product MRRKLRDLGFSIGTLPVGRRNQITDVPGVRVGHVTIRKDVDERTVIRTGVTAVLPHGGNWFLEKVPAACFVLNGFGKTTGLVQVEELGTIESPIMLTNTFSVGEVWQGTLESMLAATPEIGDTTGSVNIVVGECNDSYLNTARVMAVTKEHAKEAIAAARVEMEEGAIGAGTGMMCFGWKGGVGSSSRIAGGMYTVGALVVSNFGRREELRFVPYMPPSFDERDVPPGSIMMIIATDAPLDARQLKRLARRATVGLGRTGSCVHHGSGDIVIAFSNAYTIPHFSDSALQSVPPLIRDDAPLMNELFQAAIEATEEAIWNSLTMAETTTGRNGRVGEAIPYSLLRRMGE; this is encoded by the coding sequence ATGCGCCGCAAGCTTCGCGATCTCGGTTTTTCCATCGGCACGCTTCCGGTGGGGAGACGCAATCAAATCACGGATGTGCCTGGGGTGCGGGTCGGTCATGTGACGATTCGTAAAGATGTCGATGAACGGACGGTGATTCGCACCGGGGTGACGGCGGTGTTGCCGCATGGGGGGAATTGGTTTTTAGAGAAAGTGCCGGCGGCTTGTTTTGTGTTGAACGGGTTTGGGAAAACGACCGGGTTGGTGCAGGTGGAGGAGCTTGGGACGATCGAGTCGCCGATTATGCTGACGAATACGTTCAGTGTCGGGGAAGTTTGGCAAGGGACGCTCGAATCCATGCTTGCTGCGACGCCGGAGATTGGCGATACGACCGGGTCGGTCAACATTGTCGTCGGGGAATGCAATGACAGCTATTTGAATACAGCGCGGGTGATGGCGGTGACGAAGGAGCATGCGAAAGAGGCGATTGCCGCGGCGCGGGTGGAGATGGAAGAAGGGGCGATCGGCGCGGGGACGGGGATGATGTGTTTCGGCTGGAAAGGGGGCGTCGGCAGTTCATCGCGGATCGCGGGCGGGATGTATACGGTCGGGGCGCTTGTCGTGAGCAATTTCGGCCGGCGTGAGGAGTTGCGGTTCGTGCCGTATATGCCGCCGTCGTTCGATGAACGGGATGTGCCGCCTGGGTCGATTATGATGATCATCGCGACCGATGCGCCGCTCGATGCCCGGCAGTTGAAGCGGCTGGCGAGGCGGGCGACGGTGGGGCTCGGGCGGACGGGAAGCTGCGTCCATCACGGGAGCGGTGATATTGTGATTGCGTTTTCCAACGCTTACACGATCCCGCATTTTTCCGATTCTGCCCTTCAATCGGTCCCGCCGCTCATCCGCGACGATGCGCCGCTTATGAATGAGCTGTTCCAAGCGGCGATTGAGGCGACCGAGGAAGCGATTTGGAATTCGCTCACGATGGCGGAGACGACAACCGGACGCAACGGGCGGGTGGGGGAGGCGATTCCGTATTCGTTGCTTCGACGGATGGGAGAATGA
- a CDS encoding Putative transposase DNA-binding domain has protein sequence MNLGKKTNQNFVNIPLGNIKEKLEYLCEFYGIEFLKQEESYTSQASFFDGDEIPEYNADNPKEYKFSGKRIKRGLYRTKSGKLINADVNGALNILKKSKAVDLSVLCSSGEVDTPQRIRIA, from the coding sequence ATGAATCTAGGAAAAAAGACAAATCAAAACTTTGTCAATATTCCTCTCGGTAACATAAAAGAAAAACTAGAATATCTTTGTGAATTTTACGGCATTGAATTCTTGAAACAGGAAGAATCATATACGTCTCAAGCCAGCTTTTTTGACGGCGATGAGATTCCTGAATATAATGCCGACAATCCAAAAGAATATAAGTTCAGCGGCAAACGTATTAAGCGCGGCTTGTATCGAACAAAGTCTGGCAAACTAATTAATGCTGATGTCAATGGCGCATTAAACATCTTAAAGAAAAGTAAAGCTGTAGACCTGAGTGTCTTATGCTCTAGCGGCGAAGTGGACACGCCTCAAAGAATAAGGATTGCTTGA
- a CDS encoding Protein of uncharacterised function N-terminus (DUF3323), producing the protein MSTAKEAAAFFRSEPGFRRLFIEMKHKYESLGRVGGAVSLEAFTDEEREAVAAFFGKDVSRVSLIAFEKQLGQTRFAGVGLVELLEQYFGAPLVSNKERRQAEEEERDRFFARLTEEHHWVESVRPQRFVQTAYETDRRSLEEAIRLVSAALGRLPLPSYMRLPLFAQQVAGDPHAFDLSTLPGRLLLSALQATVPGDWDMASVESVNELLQSVGLLREDILNFVTCANILAETKDGPHPVFSAAWEANTALNMPLRDVLSLVRARPAHGGTVYIVENAGVFSTLLDTRAPLVSTNGQMNLATMKLLDLLASSGAKLYYSGDFDPEGLAMAERLQERYGQAVTLWRFSVEDYRAANPVVDLTPERLAKLASVTSTPLQPLKEEMAETKKAGYQEAIIGRLTEDING; encoded by the coding sequence GTGAGCACGGCCAAGGAGGCGGCTGCCTTTTTCCGCTCTGAACCGGGCTTCCGCCGTCTGTTTATCGAGATGAAGCACAAGTACGAGTCGCTCGGCCGCGTCGGCGGCGCGGTGTCTTTAGAGGCGTTCACCGATGAAGAGCGGGAGGCGGTGGCCGCCTTTTTCGGCAAAGACGTCTCCCGCGTCTCCCTTATCGCGTTTGAAAAACAGCTCGGACAGACGAGGTTTGCGGGCGTTGGGCTTGTCGAGCTGCTTGAACAGTACTTCGGCGCCCCGCTTGTCTCAAACAAAGAACGGCGCCAGGCGGAGGAAGAGGAACGGGATCGTTTTTTTGCGCGTCTGACCGAGGAGCATCATTGGGTTGAGTCGGTCCGCCCTCAGCGCTTCGTCCAAACGGCGTACGAAACCGACCGCCGTAGCCTGGAGGAGGCCATCCGCCTTGTCAGCGCGGCTCTCGGCCGCCTCCCGCTCCCGTCATACATGCGCCTCCCGCTCTTTGCCCAGCAAGTGGCGGGCGACCCGCATGCGTTCGATTTGTCCACGCTACCGGGGAGATTGTTGCTTTCGGCGTTGCAAGCGACCGTGCCTGGGGACTGGGACATGGCATCTGTAGAGAGCGTCAACGAGTTGCTCCAGTCCGTCGGCTTGCTCCGTGAGGATATCCTGAACTTTGTCACATGCGCCAACATTCTTGCTGAAACCAAGGATGGACCGCATCCTGTTTTCTCCGCTGCCTGGGAGGCGAACACGGCGCTGAACATGCCGCTTAGAGATGTGCTGTCGCTTGTCCGCGCCCGCCCTGCCCATGGGGGGACGGTGTACATTGTCGAAAACGCGGGCGTCTTTTCGACGCTGCTTGACACCCGCGCCCCGCTTGTCAGCACGAACGGGCAAATGAATTTGGCGACGATGAAGCTGCTCGATCTTCTCGCCTCTTCAGGCGCCAAGCTGTATTACTCCGGCGACTTCGACCCAGAAGGATTGGCCATGGCAGAGCGGCTGCAGGAGCGGTATGGACAGGCCGTCACCCTTTGGCGCTTTTCCGTCGAGGATTATAGGGCCGCCAACCCTGTCGTCGACCTCACCCCCGAGCGCCTCGCCAAGCTCGCATCCGTAACGTCGACGCCGCTGCAGCCGCTGAAAGAGGAGATGGCGGAAACGAAAAAAGCGGGGTATCAAGAGGCAATTATCGGGAGGCTGACAGAGGATATCAACGGGTAG
- a CDS encoding flagellar assembly protein H, with translation MLVRLELDEAKQRLLFGFFETYLRRSEEEEAKRRHEVSQMETKEAKRVMELIVSYEQRGMEKGIEKGIEQGVKQGIKQGIKQGRQQGIEEGKLDVVKRMLAKGYDVDTIHELTGLPVEKIERVKG, from the coding sequence ATGCTCGTCCGCCTCGAGCTCGATGAAGCGAAACAGCGGCTGTTGTTCGGTTTTTTCGAGACGTATTTGCGGCGATCCGAAGAGGAGGAAGCAAAACGGCGACACGAGGTGAGCCAAATGGAAACGAAGGAAGCAAAGCGTGTGATGGAGCTCATCGTCTCATACGAACAGCGGGGAATGGAAAAGGGAATCGAGAAGGGAATCGAACAAGGGGTCAAACAAGGGATCAAACAAGGTATTAAACAAGGGCGCCAACAAGGGATTGAGGAAGGGAAGCTCGACGTGGTGAAGAGAATGCTGGCGAAAGGATACGATGTCGACACGATCCACGAACTGACCGGACTGCCGGTTGAGAAGATCGAACGGGTGAAGGGGTAA